The Streptomyces sp. NBC_01439 genome contains the following window.
CCAGGCGACCCGGAGCAGTTCCTCCCGCGCCGTCTGCTCGTGCTGACCCACACGGGTCTTCAGGGTGTCCCGGGGCATCTCCCTGCTGCTCCACCGGAAGGTGGGGAAGACCTGGAAGGAGAACACGTCTCCGCGGGCCGCCATGGAGAGCGCCTTCTCCTGCAGCGGGGACTGCACGGACACCTTCTTGCGGGGTCCCGCCGCGTCGGTGTCGTGGTCGGACCCGGTGTCCTCGGCCTCCGGCTCGCTGGTGTCGCCGTTCTTCGAACGCCACCACCTGCGTACCGCTTCGCGCACGGTGGCGAGCAGGCCCTTGGACCGTCGTCGCATGGCTGACCTCCTGTGATCGGTTCGAGTGCGGGATGTTGCCCGAGCCGGTGGCCGGGCGGTGCTCAGGGTCGACGCCCGCGGATCGCCCGCAGTACCCGTCGTACGCACGGGGAGGCCGGGTGCCGCCGCGCCATGCGGGCGACGTGGAAGCCGGCCCGGGTCAGGAGCTCGTCGGCCGCGGCACGGGAGACGAACCCCTCCAGGAACAGGCTCAGTTCCTCGTCCCTGTCGCCGGCCAGGAGCCACTGCTCGAGCAAGGCCCATGCGAGCCCCGAGTAGGCCGGGTCGACCAGTGCGTGCTGCCACAGGAGCAGCAGGGACGCCTCCCGTTCGGGCTCCTGCATCGCTTGGTGGGCGAGCTTCGGCCGGGACGGTAGCTCGGGCCCGACGGCGTACGGGCCGAGCACGATCAGGGTCCCGACGGCGTGCCGGAGCGGGGACGCTTCGTTGTCGGGACGTCGGACCCAGCGGCCGAGCGCGTCTGCGACCGGTTCGGCGCCGTCGGGCGTCAGGAAGAGCGCGGCGGTCGCGTAGGCGACGGAGGCGTAGCGGACGGGCGTGCGCCGGCTGCCCAGTGCTTCCAGCGCCTCCAATGTGCCCGGGACGTCCCGGGTGCCCACCAGCGTGCCGTAGGCCCGGGCCGCGCTGTCCTGCAACTGCGGGGCGGGGCTGCGGGCCCAGTCGGCGACCTGCCGGTCGATCCGCGCCGTCAGCCAGGAGTCCCCGGCCCCGACGGCCACGGCGAGGGCCAGGGCGGCGTACTGCCGGTCCCGTGCCGACTTGCTGCGGGCCCAGAGCTGTACGAGGTCCCGGTAGACGCTGTCGAAGTCGTGGCGCAGGAGGAGGCCGGCGACCACCGCGGCCCGTGACCGGACCCGCTCCAGCCGGTCTTCGGCCAGCCTCTGCAGCCACCGCAGCAGTGGTGCCCGCAGCCACCCGGGCCCGTGCCAGACGACCTCGATCACGGTCGCCATCAACTCCGGTTCCGCGAGCCGGACTCGGCGCGGATTGCCGGGCGGGCCGGCATCCGGTGCCGCGGCGACGCCCGCACCGGTCTCGACCAGCTGGTCGAGGATCAGGTCGAAGACCCGACGCTCGGGAGCGGCTTCGCGGGTCTCGGCCCGCTGTACCTCGTCACAGAGCAGCGTCCCCACCCGGATGAAGTCGGACAGCGGCAGGCCGTCGCACATGACGTAGGCGATGCGCAGGGGCTGCTGGTGGGGGTCGGGCACCGGGTCGGAGGCCTGGGCGGTCAGCCCGAGCAGGACCCTGGCCATGGTGCGCAGCCGGTTGCGCCAGGCGCCGAAGGCCTGGCCCAGTTCCTCCGGGGGACGGTGCAGGAAGGTGGCCAGCGTGCCGGCCAGGGACACTGCCTCACGAACCGGCAGGCCCGCCCCGAGTTCGTCGTCCACGCGCGGGTCCCGCAGGACGTCACGCAGGTACGCCTGCAAGGAGTGCTGCGGGCAGTCCCCCTGCTCGTGGCCGGCACGGTGCTTGTCGAGCTCGTGCTCAAGATGCGCCTCGAGCACCTTCTTCAGGTCGGGCCCGGTGTGCCGGAACGCGTACGGTGACAGCGCGTCGAGCTCGGCTCCGGGGCTCTCCGTGATCAGCACCACGTGGGCCCCGATCTGGGCCGCTCGCAGCCCCAGGGTCTCCAGGGCGGCCGGTGCGGGCAGCTCGGTGCCCAGGTCCAGCACGATGCCGTACCCCCGGGTGAGGTGTCGATCGGCCTGCTCGACCAGGGCCTGTGCCAGCCCGCCACCCGCGCTGTAGAGGACGGCGACCCGGTTGCTGCCGCAGGTGTCGGCCAGGAGGACCCGGGCCGTGGTGTCCCGCCCGCCGCCCCGGGCCCCGACCACGACGACGATGTGGTTCCTCTTCAGGCAGTCGGCCATCAGCTGGTGATCGGGAACCGGGGCGTGCTGGTACAGACGGTGGCGCTGCTGGACGTCCCTGGCGTCCAGGAGGATCTGCTGGAACTCGACGGGCTGCGGTCCGCCCAGGTTGAGGGACAGGGCGGTGTTGTGGTGTCCGCCGTACGTGTTCGCGTTGCCGGTGGACTGGCGGATGAGGACGGAGAACTGGTCACCGGAGATCAGCTCGACCGCATCGTCCTCGTCCTGACCGGCTCGGGGTGGACGCGGTCCCGACGACTGTGCGCCGGCGAAGTGCGGGGCGCCCGTCGTCCCCTGGTGGTCGTCCCGGACGCCACCGCCCCCTTGAGGTCCGGGGGGCTCGCCGGGGGACCAACCCTCGGCGGGGCCCCACGGCGAGGCCGTCGGGGACGTGCCCGGGGCGGCGGGGCCGTCGTGCTGGTGCGGGACCTGCACGGGGAGATCCGGGTCGGAGGGGGCAGGGCCCCCGACACTGTCGCGGCGGTCTTCCGCCGGAGGGTCTGCCGGTGTGCTCACGGGCGCTCCCGGGCGTCGTCCCTGGGGTCGGACGCCGGGGCCGCGGCGGTGCCGCGTTGGTCGTTGATCGTGTTCTGCCGGCCGCCGATGATGATGCTGGTGCCTTTCACCCGATCGAAGGTGACGGTGGTTCCGCTGTCGGCCCCCGCGCCGCCGTCCTCGCGGCTGCGCCGCACGGAACTCAGCTCGGGGACCGCCCGGCGGATCGCGTCGAGGAGCGGGGGGAAGTCGATCTGCTCCTGGTCGGGGCGGAAGTCGACGGCCTGCCGATAGCTCAGGGCCCGGATGTCGTCCGGCAGCTCATCGACGCTCGGGAGCTTCGCGCCGTCGACCAGAACGGGCATGACGGGCAGCTTGTACGCGAGGGCGAGGGCGATCTCCTTGCGGACCCAGTCGTCTTCGCGGTCGATGCAACGGCGGCCTGCTTCGTCCCGCACGGATGCCCAGTGGGCTCCCATGACCACGAGCAGAAGGTCGCACTTCCTGATTCCCCGTTCGAGCTCCTCGCGGTAGTCGATGCCCTTGGGGAGGTCGCGCTGGTCCCGGAACGCAGCACGGCTGCCGAACTCGTTGCGGAGTTTGGTGTCGATGTGCGAACCGATGTTACGGGTATCGGCGCGACGGAAGTTGATGAAGACGTAGGGGTCCATGTTGGTCCTCGTTCTGCGATGGAAGAGGCGGGCGGTCCGCGCATTCGCCCTCGGGCGGGCGCATGGGTCGCCGGGCGGCTGAGGAGGGTGCGTCAACCTGACGTTTTCAGCCGCCCAGAGGGTGGTCAACGGTGTTGCCTGGGGACACTTCTGCCGGCAACAGGACACACGCGGTCCACTGGGGGCACGCATGGGTTCGAGGTGGTGGTGTCGTCCGTTCGCGTGCGGAGGTTCCGCGCGCGGTGGACCTGGTGAGCCCTGAACGGGGACGTCGTGGAAGTGGGTCAGTCTTCTGGGCCGCCCTATGCGTGTGGTACGGGGTTGCCGCTCAGACTGGCGGCGATGACGGGGAGGACGTCACGGACCACGGCGCGCCTGCTGCGGCTGGTGAGCACCGACCGGAGCTGTCTCACGTCGGTCCGGACGGTGGCCGAATCGGTCGTCATGACGTCGCGTGCGGCGGACTCGGCCACCGCACAGCCGCGCTCGACCTCACCGGCATCGATCAGGGCGAGGGCCAGGCGCGCACTGTGGCGGGCCCTGGCGCGTGCCGCGTGCGGCGCGATGGCGTCCCTGCCAGTGTCGAGCAGGGCGACCGCCTGCTCCGGTCGGCCGAGTTCCCGCAGACACCAGCCCGTGACGAAGGCGGTGAGGTCGGGAAGGTGCGTGCCGCCGAGGGCCGGAGCGCCGTCCGCCCGCGCCCACGGCTCGTGCACGAGGTCGGCACCGCGGTCCAGAGCCCGGCGGCAAGCGTCCTCGTCACCGAGGAGCGCATGCCCTTGGGCCTCTCGCTGCGCGGCCAGCGCTTTGATGCGCGGGCCGCGGGCCCGCGCACCGGCCGCACGGGCGAGTTCGACGGTGGCGAGCGAGTCGTCCCGATACAGGGCCAGTTCGGCCCGTCGCAGCAGCGCGTAGGCCACGAGCTCCTGGTCACCGCCGGCCTCGGCGAGCCCGGCCGCATGGTCGGTCCAGCACTGTGCGGCCCGATCGTCGCCGGCTTCCTGCCACATCCAGCCGGTGTACTCGGCGAAACGCGCGGCGAGCCGCAGGGCGGCGCCCCGGTGCGCGCGCGACGTGCCCCGGCCCAGACCGCGGAGGGTGGCGGTCGCCGCGGTGCTCAGCGGGATCACCGCGCCCGGACCGGAGAGCTGGCCGAGCCGGCGGTATGCGTGGAAGAGGGTGTGGAACACGGGGAGCACCGATTCCTCCAGCGCACCCTGCGAGCCGGGGGTGATGACGCTGTGCGCCACGACCGCGGGCGCCCTTCCCGGCGGCTCGGCGAGCGGGCCGTGGGACGTGAAGTCGCCCTCTCCGCCGTCGTACAGGAGGAACGACCAGGGAGCCGCGTCCAGGTGCGGCGAGGGAGGTAAGTCCCCGTTCCGCTCCTCGGCGGATCCGGGTGCCAGCAACGCGGCGAGCTCCCCCTTGGCGTGGAGCTTGACGTCGAGCGATCGGGCGATCCTGCCCGAGGGCGTGGCGAGTCCGCGCTCGATCTTGCTCAGGTACGACTTCGAGATGTGGACCTCGCCGGCCAGTTGGACCAGTGACTTCTCGGACTCGTTCCTTCTACGGCGCAGTTCTGCGCCGAAGTCCGACCGGGCTGGTGACATGGTGGCTCCCCGCCTTGCTCCGTTGCTGAGCGGATTTTGCCACACCTCGAATGAAGATCATCTATTAAATTGACATCTGCGATTATATGTCCGAATAGCGGCAGCTCGGTCGCCAATCCGTTCGATCGAAATGCGACGTAGCGGACTTACGCGCCGGCGTCCGCCCAGGGCCCGTCCGGGTACGCCGCCCGGGCGCGGCCGACGCCCGCCTCGATGTCCAGGCTGCGGGGCGACGTGGCGTCGCGCAGGGCGTCCGGCACCTCGCAGCGGCCGGCTCCGGTCTCGCAGCGGACCTTGAAGCGGGTGGCCTCCGGCACGGTGAGGGCCAGGCGGCCGGAGCCGACGCGGGCCGTGACCTCGTCGGGCGGGGTGACGAAGGTGGTGACGGCCCGGCCCGAACCGACCCGTATCTCGGCCCGGGGCGAGGTCAGGCCGGTGGCGCGCAGGTGGCCCGAGCCGACCTCGGCGCGCAGGGCGCCGCGCAGCCCGTCGATCTCGACCTGGCCGGAGTCGGCCTTCGTGTCGACGGTGCCGCCCAGTCCGCTGAGCGCGATCCGGCCGGACCGGGTCGTCACCTTCACGGGGATGTCCACGGGTACGGTGACCGCCAACTGGACGGAACAGCCCGCCCCGCCGACCGGCCAGAAGTCCTCGCCGGGGCAGTGCGGGGTCAGCCGCAGGGTGTCGCCGAGCCGGCTCTGCTCGATGGTGGGAGCCTTGAGGGACCAGCTGACCGCGGCCCGGTAGCCGACCTCGTGGTCCGCGCGGGGAGTGACGGTGATGTCCGCGTCGCCTCCGACGATCTCCAGCGCGGTCACCGGGCGGCCGTCACTGCCTCCGTACAGGGTGCTGCTGCGTGCGCTCTCCCAGGACCACACCTGCCAGATGGCCGGTACCACCACGAGGGCCGCACTGAGCGCGGTGGCGATGATCCAGGCCAGGCGGTGCCTGCGGCGGGGCCCATCGGCGGCGGCCGGGGTCACGGCGTGCCGTCCAGGAAGCGCAGGACCGCGAGGACCCGGCGGTGGTCGCCGTCGGCCGGTGGCAGGTCGAGCTTGGCGAAGATGTTGTTGATGTGCTTGGCCACCGCGCTTTCGCTGACGACGAGTTCGGCCGCGACCCCGGCGTTCGAGCGGCCCTCGGCCATCAGGGCCAGCACCTCGCGCTCGCGCGGGGTAAGCCGGCCCAGCGGGTCGGGTCCGCCGCGGCGCAGCAGGAGCTGGGCGACCACCTGCGGGTCGAGCGCGGTGCCGCCCGATGCGAC
Protein-coding sequences here:
- a CDS encoding toll/interleukin-1 receptor domain-containing protein, producing the protein MDPYVFINFRRADTRNIGSHIDTKLRNEFGSRAAFRDQRDLPKGIDYREELERGIRKCDLLLVVMGAHWASVRDEAGRRCIDREDDWVRKEIALALAYKLPVMPVLVDGAKLPSVDELPDDIRALSYRQAVDFRPDQEQIDFPPLLDAIRRAVPELSSVRRSREDGGAGADSGTTVTFDRVKGTSIIIGGRQNTINDQRGTAAAPASDPRDDARERP
- a CDS encoding helix-turn-helix domain-containing protein, which codes for MSPARSDFGAELRRRRNESEKSLVQLAGEVHISKSYLSKIERGLATPSGRIARSLDVKLHAKGELAALLAPGSAEERNGDLPPSPHLDAAPWSFLLYDGGEGDFTSHGPLAEPPGRAPAVVAHSVITPGSQGALEESVLPVFHTLFHAYRRLGQLSGPGAVIPLSTAATATLRGLGRGTSRAHRGAALRLAARFAEYTGWMWQEAGDDRAAQCWTDHAAGLAEAGGDQELVAYALLRRAELALYRDDSLATVELARAAGARARGPRIKALAAQREAQGHALLGDEDACRRALDRGADLVHEPWARADGAPALGGTHLPDLTAFVTGWCLRELGRPEQAVALLDTGRDAIAPHAARARARHSARLALALIDAGEVERGCAVAESAARDVMTTDSATVRTDVRQLRSVLTSRSRRAVVRDVLPVIAASLSGNPVPHA